The following proteins come from a genomic window of Myroides odoratus DSM 2801:
- a CDS encoding SMI1/KNR4 family protein — MPFPIELTYIKQTEDELGVLFPDDFKAKMMQENGGELSTEEDDWQLYPFFDRSDKKRMSRTCNHIGLETKQAQAWRNFPINAIAIASNGSGDHLILLPEAGNEKQLSEVIYAWWHEEGIPQKVADSIEDLVNE; from the coding sequence ATGCCCTTTCCAATTGAACTTACCTATATTAAACAGACAGAAGATGAATTAGGTGTTTTGTTTCCTGATGATTTTAAAGCTAAAATGATGCAAGAAAATGGGGGAGAACTATCAACCGAAGAGGATGATTGGCAGTTGTATCCTTTTTTTGATCGATCTGATAAAAAAAGAATGAGTCGCACCTGTAATCATATCGGTTTAGAGACGAAACAAGCCCAAGCGTGGCGCAATTTTCCCATTAATGCCATAGCAATTGCTTCCAATGGAAGCGGCGATCACTTAATTCTACTACCAGAAGCTGGCAATGAAAAACAACTGAGTGAGGTGATTTATGCTTGGTGGCACGAGGAGGGAATTCCTCAAAAAGTGGCAGATAGTATAGAGGATTTAGTCAATGAATAA